A genomic window from Pseudomonadales bacterium includes:
- a CDS encoding cytochrome P450: MKNTSVDVNSVPLEEIDVSRAELFRDDSWRPWFARLRKEAPVHYLAESSNGPFWSVSSHQHIMDVDTNHTDFSSAQGISIVDPPSEPINGVDPEEMRIENFISMDPPQHGPQRNTVSPSVSPRNLANLEPLIRERVVDILENLPVGERFNWVDRVSIELTARMLATLFDFPYEERRKLVYWSDITTAVPQVTGDDSLDMEQRHKDLMECAGAFYQLWAQRAAAPPTFDLISMLAHGEATKNMAENPKLFLGTILLLIVGGNDTTRNSISGGVLALNQYPDEYDKLRRNPGLIPNMVSEMIRWQTPVIHMRRTALRDVELGGQQIREGDKVIMWYLSGNRDESVFEDADRFLIDRHNARSHVSFGYGIHRCMGNRLAEMQLRILWEEIVKRFQRVELLDSAVRLPNNFIRGIKDVPVRLHPH, encoded by the coding sequence GTGAAAAACACTTCCGTAGACGTGAATTCGGTACCGCTGGAAGAAATTGATGTGAGCCGGGCCGAACTGTTCCGGGACGATTCCTGGCGACCCTGGTTCGCCCGCCTGCGCAAAGAGGCCCCCGTGCACTATCTGGCGGAGAGCAGTAACGGCCCGTTCTGGTCTGTCAGCAGCCATCAGCACATCATGGACGTGGATACCAATCACACGGACTTTTCCTCCGCCCAGGGTATTTCCATCGTCGATCCGCCGAGTGAACCCATCAATGGCGTAGACCCGGAAGAGATGCGGATCGAAAACTTCATCTCCATGGATCCTCCCCAGCACGGACCCCAGCGCAACACGGTTTCCCCTTCTGTATCGCCCCGCAATCTGGCCAATCTCGAGCCGCTGATCCGCGAGCGGGTGGTGGACATCCTCGAGAATCTTCCGGTTGGCGAACGCTTCAACTGGGTCGATCGGGTCTCCATCGAGCTGACCGCGCGGATGCTGGCCACCCTGTTCGATTTCCCCTACGAAGAGCGCCGCAAGCTCGTCTACTGGTCGGACATCACCACCGCAGTACCCCAGGTGACGGGCGATGACAGCCTGGATATGGAGCAGCGCCACAAAGACCTGATGGAATGCGCGGGTGCGTTCTATCAGCTGTGGGCGCAGCGTGCGGCGGCACCACCGACTTTCGATCTTATTTCCATGCTCGCCCATGGCGAAGCGACGAAGAACATGGCTGAAAATCCGAAGCTGTTTCTCGGCACCATCCTGCTGCTCATCGTCGGCGGCAACGACACCACCCGCAACAGCATCAGCGGCGGTGTGCTGGCCCTGAATCAGTATCCGGATGAATATGACAAGCTGCGCAGGAATCCCGGTCTGATCCCGAACATGGTGTCTGAAATGATCCGCTGGCAGACGCCGGTCATTCACATGCGTCGCACGGCGCTGCGCGATGTCGAACTCGGCGGCCAGCAGATCCGTGAGGGCGACAAGGTGATCATGTGGTATCTCTCGGGCAACCGGGATGAGTCGGTGTTCGAAGATGCGGATCGATTCCTGATCGATCGACACAACGCCCGCTCCCATGTTTCCTTCGGCTACGGCATTCATCGCTGCATGGGCAACCGGCTCGCGGAAATGCAGTTGCGTATCCTCTGGGAAGAGATCGTCAAACGTTTCCAGCGTGTGGAACTGCTCGACAGTGCGGTACGCCTGCCCAACAATTTCATCCGCGGCATCAAGGACGTTCCGGTGCGCCTGCACCCCCATTGA
- a CDS encoding LLM class flavin-dependent oxidoreductase, with amino-acid sequence MARINFGAFLAPHHPIGENPTLQLRRDLDLVAHLDRLGFDEFWCGEHHSTGWETIASPELFLAAAAERSHRIRLGTGVVSLPYHHPFNVAQRIVQLDHMTGGRVIFGSGPGALPSDAHTLGIDPMVQRDRQDEAIGVIRKLLRGEARFSHDSDWFTLRDARLQLLPVQEDLPFAVASMISPSGMTLAGKHGTGVLSIGSMSTAGLQALPTQWSFAEESAAKHGNRVDRKDWRVVLSWHLAETKAKAREEAKHGLLRWHNEYTVGTLMRPGAVAYDNADEAIEQMSGGDSAMAIIGTPDELIDTIRRLQTLTGGFGTVIGFVNDWANPEATFRSWDMVARYVIPEVRGMLDAYRDSQRYVINNREVFDRAGAAVISKIMENERAVQAMSEEANAQTAIPAHHAPKLGGKSAS; translated from the coding sequence ATGGCACGAATCAATTTCGGGGCGTTTCTCGCTCCGCACCATCCCATCGGGGAAAATCCGACCCTGCAGCTGCGTCGCGATCTGGATCTGGTGGCCCATCTGGACCGTCTGGGATTCGACGAGTTCTGGTGCGGCGAGCATCATTCGACCGGCTGGGAGACTATCGCCTCCCCCGAGCTGTTTCTCGCCGCCGCTGCGGAACGCAGTCACCGCATCCGGCTCGGCACCGGCGTGGTCTCGCTGCCCTACCACCACCCCTTCAATGTGGCCCAGCGCATCGTGCAGCTCGATCACATGACCGGCGGCCGGGTGATATTCGGCTCCGGCCCGGGGGCTCTGCCGTCGGACGCCCACACCCTGGGTATCGATCCCATGGTACAGCGGGATCGCCAGGATGAAGCCATCGGGGTGATCCGCAAGCTGTTGCGCGGCGAGGCGCGTTTCAGCCACGACAGCGACTGGTTCACCCTGCGCGATGCGCGGCTGCAGCTGCTGCCCGTACAGGAAGACCTGCCCTTCGCGGTAGCCTCCATGATCAGTCCATCGGGCATGACCCTCGCCGGAAAACACGGCACCGGTGTGCTCTCCATCGGCTCCATGTCCACCGCCGGTCTGCAGGCGCTGCCCACCCAGTGGAGTTTCGCCGAGGAAAGTGCGGCGAAACATGGCAACCGGGTCGACCGGAAAGACTGGCGTGTGGTGCTTTCCTGGCACCTTGCAGAGACCAAGGCGAAAGCCAGGGAAGAAGCCAAACACGGCCTGCTGCGCTGGCATAACGAATACACCGTGGGCACCCTGATGCGTCCGGGCGCGGTGGCCTACGACAACGCGGACGAAGCGATTGAGCAGATGTCCGGCGGTGACTCGGCAATGGCCATCATCGGCACACCGGATGAACTGATCGATACGATCCGTCGGCTGCAGACCCTCACCGGCGGTTTCGGCACCGTGATCGGCTTTGTCAACGACTGGGCTAACCCGGAAGCCACCTTCCGCAGCTGGGACATGGTTGCCCGCTACGTGATTCCGGAAGTGCGCGGCATGCTCGACGCCTACCGGGATTCACAGCGCTATGTGATCAACAACCGGGAGGTCTTCGACCGGGCCGGTGCCGCCGTGATCTCGAAGATCATGGAAAACGAACGCGCGGTGCAAGCGATGAGCGAGGAAGCCAATGCTCAGACCGCGATCCCCGCGCATCATGCGCCGAAGCTTGGCGGCAAGTCCGCGAGCTGA
- a CDS encoding glycosyltransferase family 1 protein encodes MRLLLISDAWHPQVNGVVRALSTIRDRAAARGIQVEVLGPDRFRSLPCPTYPEIRLALSTPARIARIIDEVAPDAVHIATEGPLGLMVRRVMKQRGLPFTTSFHTLFPDYLQVRFGLPARWTFAGLRRFHAGAAATMYSTPTLCALLESHGFSNLVQWVRGVDTELFRPVPPVELNLPKPIQLFVGRIAVEKGLEDFLKLTTPGSKVLIGDGPQLAELKRRYPHAHFLGARFGEDLVAHYSAADVFVFPSRTDTLGLVMLEAMACGVPVAAFPVMGPLDVVADSGAGHLDTDLAAAIEGAIGIDPALCRARALAHSWDESLNQFLDNLVPFTQAKATRATAGPATSDGSAQAPLPAPPSVPSAPGINQIGEDQARS; translated from the coding sequence ATGCGCCTGCTGCTGATCTCAGATGCCTGGCACCCCCAGGTCAACGGTGTGGTACGCGCCCTGTCGACCATCCGTGATCGGGCCGCGGCTCGAGGGATCCAGGTGGAGGTGCTGGGTCCGGACAGGTTCCGCAGCCTGCCCTGCCCCACCTATCCGGAAATCCGGCTGGCACTGAGCACGCCCGCACGGATCGCACGAATCATCGATGAAGTTGCGCCCGATGCGGTGCACATTGCCACCGAAGGTCCGCTGGGGCTCATGGTGCGCCGGGTAATGAAGCAGCGCGGACTGCCCTTCACCACCTCGTTTCACACCCTGTTTCCCGACTATCTCCAAGTGCGCTTCGGCCTGCCCGCGCGCTGGACCTTTGCGGGCTTACGCAGGTTTCACGCCGGTGCAGCTGCCACCATGTATTCCACGCCGACTTTGTGCGCGCTGCTCGAATCCCACGGCTTCTCCAACCTGGTGCAGTGGGTGCGCGGGGTGGACACCGAACTGTTCCGGCCAGTGCCCCCGGTCGAACTGAATCTGCCGAAGCCCATCCAGCTCTTCGTCGGCCGGATTGCCGTGGAGAAGGGACTCGAAGACTTTCTTAAACTCACAACCCCCGGCAGCAAGGTCCTCATCGGCGATGGACCCCAGCTCGCAGAACTCAAGCGCCGCTATCCCCACGCACACTTTCTCGGCGCCAGATTCGGCGAAGACCTGGTGGCGCACTACAGTGCGGCGGACGTCTTCGTGTTTCCTTCGCGCACGGACACCCTCGGACTGGTGATGCTGGAAGCCATGGCCTGCGGTGTGCCCGTGGCCGCTTTCCCGGTAATGGGCCCGCTGGACGTCGTCGCCGACAGCGGTGCAGGTCATCTCGATACGGATCTTGCCGCTGCGATCGAGGGCGCCATCGGCATCGACCCGGCCCTCTGCAGAGCGCGCGCCCTCGCCCACTCCTGGGACGAGTCGCTCAATCAGTTTCTCGACAATCTGGTGCCCTTTACCCAGGCGAAGGCTACCCGGGCGACAGCCGGCCCGGCGACTTCGGACGGATCCGCTCAGGCACCGTTGCCGGCACCCCCGTCCGTCCCCTCCGCTCCCGGTATAAACCAGATCGGCGAAGACCAGGCCCGCTCCTGA
- a CDS encoding DUF3604 domain-containing protein, with amino-acid sequence MNGKIANSVFCCALLALLFLGACSDPAPGRTTQDGTPEPAASDQIQQAVGQGTMHAAGTIAANPNRSAYFGDLHVHTRFSFDAFIFGTRTGPDDAYRFAKGESIPHPGGFDMQLSRPLDFQAVTDHAAYLGMLAEMSDPATRAGQHPAARYLQQAKDVPSIREAFQQMGGYFRGDMDGSDLLDPEVFRSAWKAIVESAERHNDPGSFTTFIGYEYTSSGSENQNLHRNVIFRGSKAPPLPFSRLDDTNPEKLWAWMDGLRDEGIEALAIPHNSNGSSGMMFELTDWAGDPIDAEYAELRMRNEPLVEITQVKGTSDTHPALAPNDEWANFEIFPYRIATTIPSDPPGSYVRDAYLRGLTLEATTGVNPYRFGVAGASDTHVSAGSFDESNYWSKVGLLDATAPLRGSVPRTPGDPDTYLDVYYRFWSAAGLTGVWAESNTRDSIYDAFRRKETFATSGPRIQVRFFSGYDIDGSSDDIGALYAHATTMGGDLLGKGARAPDFLVWASRDPLGVPLQRAQIIKGWYEEGGAREAVYDVACSGGVAVDATSHRCPDNGALVNLSDCSTSAGSGAAELRALWQDPDFDPRQQAFYYVRVLENPTCRWSTWDALRAGVPVRPDLPATLQERAWSSPIWFIPGAEGTDGGAGNGA; translated from the coding sequence ATGAACGGAAAAATAGCGAACTCTGTGTTCTGTTGTGCCTTGCTGGCGCTGTTGTTCCTGGGAGCCTGCTCGGATCCGGCACCCGGCAGGACCACCCAGGATGGCACACCGGAACCTGCCGCCTCGGATCAGATCCAGCAGGCGGTCGGGCAGGGCACGATGCACGCCGCCGGCACGATTGCCGCCAACCCGAACCGCAGTGCCTATTTCGGCGACCTGCACGTCCACACCCGCTTTTCTTTTGATGCTTTCATCTTCGGCACGCGCACAGGCCCGGACGACGCCTACCGGTTTGCGAAAGGTGAGTCCATTCCCCATCCGGGCGGTTTCGACATGCAGCTCAGCAGGCCGCTGGATTTTCAGGCCGTAACCGATCATGCCGCCTATCTGGGCATGCTGGCGGAGATGAGTGACCCTGCAACCCGGGCCGGTCAGCATCCGGCTGCCCGCTACCTGCAGCAGGCGAAGGACGTTCCCTCCATCCGTGAGGCCTTCCAGCAGATGGGCGGATACTTCCGTGGCGATATGGATGGCAGTGATCTGCTCGATCCGGAGGTGTTCCGATCGGCCTGGAAGGCCATCGTCGAGTCGGCAGAGCGACACAATGACCCCGGATCCTTTACCACCTTCATCGGCTATGAATACACCTCCTCCGGCAGCGAGAATCAGAATCTCCACCGCAATGTGATCTTCCGGGGCAGTAAGGCGCCGCCCCTGCCGTTCAGCAGACTCGACGACACCAATCCGGAGAAGCTCTGGGCCTGGATGGACGGTCTGCGTGATGAGGGCATCGAGGCGCTGGCCATTCCCCACAACTCGAATGGTTCGAGCGGCATGATGTTCGAGCTGACAGACTGGGCCGGTGACCCGATCGACGCGGAGTATGCTGAACTGCGGATGCGCAATGAACCGCTGGTGGAGATCACCCAGGTGAAGGGGACTTCGGACACCCACCCGGCGCTCGCGCCGAACGACGAGTGGGCGAACTTCGAGATCTTCCCCTACCGGATAGCCACCACGATACCCAGCGATCCACCGGGGAGTTATGTGCGCGACGCTTATCTGCGGGGCCTCACACTGGAGGCGACGACTGGCGTAAACCCCTACCGCTTCGGCGTTGCTGGTGCCAGCGACACCCATGTGTCGGCCGGCTCGTTTGACGAGTCCAACTACTGGAGCAAGGTCGGCCTGCTCGATGCAACTGCCCCGTTACGCGGATCCGTACCCCGGACGCCGGGTGATCCGGATACCTATCTGGACGTCTACTACCGGTTCTGGAGTGCGGCGGGTCTGACCGGGGTGTGGGCCGAATCCAACACCCGGGATTCGATTTACGATGCGTTCCGGCGCAAGGAAACCTTTGCCACCAGTGGCCCGCGCATCCAGGTGCGCTTCTTCTCAGGATATGACATCGATGGGTCCAGTGACGACATCGGCGCTCTGTATGCGCATGCGACCACGATGGGTGGCGATCTGCTGGGTAAGGGTGCGCGAGCGCCGGACTTCCTGGTCTGGGCCAGTCGCGATCCGCTCGGTGTGCCGCTGCAGCGGGCCCAGATCATCAAGGGCTGGTATGAAGAAGGCGGCGCCCGGGAGGCCGTTTACGATGTCGCGTGCTCGGGCGGAGTCGCGGTCGACGCCACAAGCCATCGCTGTCCGGATAACGGGGCTTTGGTGAATCTGAGTGACTGCAGCACCAGCGCTGGTTCCGGAGCCGCCGAGCTGCGGGCTTTGTGGCAGGATCCGGATTTTGATCCCCGGCAGCAGGCCTTTTACTACGTGCGGGTTCTGGAAAACCCGACCTGCCGCTGGTCGACCTGGGACGCTTTGCGCGCCGGTGTTCCGGTGCGTCCCGATCTGCCGGCAACCCTTCAGGAGCGGGCCTGGTCTTCGCCGATCTGGTTTATACCGGGAGCGGAGGGGACGGACGGGGGTGCCGGCAACGGTGCCTGA
- a CDS encoding MFS transporter: MTSTPSTVPEDHGSRPPKNLPLRVIWSYTLSRVGLSIMGVMFGVYFMKYATDVLLIAPAVMGTLLAAARLWDGVTDPLVGYLSDRTRSRFGRRRIWMYASALPVGIGTVMIWAPPVDLSGALLVGWMVLALLVYETASTAFLIPHGALGMELTPGYHERTRLFGYVHMIGFIGSVLGMATLQVMNMVEDKRAFAFDLSLVAGVIVMATIFLTTRALPEKAEHQGRGSSNVFKSFFDVFRNPHARVLLVVFGVETYGLASVFTLTPYLVAYVFPLEALLVAVMLTYALPQVLFTPVWMWLAGRFGKQRVWTTALLCASVPFVGFYLLESPGITFWVLTFITGFLAGCGAVLQPAIQADVIDYDELKTAERKEGAYLAVWNLIRKCSASLCALITGLVLQASGFEPNMVQSEDTRDAIKAIFGLLPAACYFLGGLLFTTFSFNEAEHAAARTELDLRT; encoded by the coding sequence ATGACGTCGACCCCAAGCACCGTGCCAGAGGATCACGGCAGCAGACCGCCGAAGAACCTGCCGCTGCGGGTGATCTGGTCCTACACCCTGTCCCGGGTCGGTCTGTCCATCATGGGGGTCATGTTCGGTGTGTATTTCATGAAATACGCAACCGACGTGCTGCTGATCGCACCGGCGGTGATGGGCACTCTGCTCGCCGCCGCGCGGCTCTGGGACGGTGTGACCGACCCCCTGGTCGGCTACCTGTCGGATCGCACCCGCTCGCGTTTCGGCCGACGGCGTATCTGGATGTACGCCTCGGCGCTGCCGGTGGGTATCGGCACCGTGATGATCTGGGCACCTCCGGTGGATCTCAGCGGCGCGCTGCTGGTGGGCTGGATGGTACTGGCTCTGCTCGTCTATGAGACCGCATCCACCGCCTTCCTGATTCCCCATGGCGCCCTCGGCATGGAGCTCACGCCGGGTTATCACGAGCGCACCCGGCTGTTCGGCTATGTGCACATGATCGGCTTCATCGGCAGTGTGCTGGGCATGGCCACCCTGCAGGTCATGAACATGGTGGAGGACAAGCGGGCGTTTGCCTTCGATCTTTCGCTGGTGGCCGGTGTCATCGTCATGGCCACCATTTTTCTGACCACCCGCGCTCTGCCGGAGAAGGCCGAGCACCAGGGACGCGGCAGCTCGAACGTCTTCAAGTCGTTCTTCGACGTGTTCCGCAATCCCCATGCCCGGGTGCTGCTGGTGGTCTTCGGCGTGGAGACCTACGGCCTGGCGAGCGTGTTCACCCTCACGCCCTATCTGGTGGCTTACGTATTCCCGCTCGAAGCCCTGCTGGTGGCCGTGATGCTCACCTATGCCCTGCCCCAGGTACTTTTCACCCCGGTCTGGATGTGGCTGGCCGGACGCTTCGGCAAGCAGCGCGTGTGGACCACGGCACTGCTGTGCGCTTCTGTGCCCTTTGTGGGCTTCTATCTGCTCGAATCACCTGGGATAACGTTCTGGGTGCTGACCTTCATCACCGGCTTCCTCGCCGGCTGCGGCGCGGTGCTGCAGCCGGCCATTCAGGCGGATGTGATCGACTATGACGAACTCAAAACCGCAGAACGCAAAGAAGGTGCCTATCTGGCGGTATGGAACCTGATCCGCAAATGCTCGGCTTCGCTGTGCGCGCTGATCACCGGACTGGTGCTCCAGGCGTCCGGTTTCGAGCCGAACATGGTGCAGTCCGAGGACACCCGGGACGCCATCAAGGCCATCTTCGGTCTGCTGCCCGCTGCCTGTTATTTCCTCGGTGGACTGCTCTTCACGACCTTCAGTTTCAACGAAGCCGAGCATGCGGCGGCCCGCACCGAGCTCGATCTGCGCACTTGA
- a CDS encoding sodium:solute symporter family protein has protein sequence MSLIGWSWLFLVLYVGLMVAIGLYAQRRIAHADDFATARGSYGPVFLAFAFAASTASGATFLGGPALSYEWGLSATWSHFLYPIGLYFGVLISMRLIATAGNRFGNRSIPEYLGDRYGSEGIRVLVSLMSLVLLFYLAGQLVSGVVMFEQMLGLSPGWALLITTLVLLFYVVLGGAHADILTDGVQGFMMLVLAVVVILMVLFGLGIEGGFGAVVDRLAAQDDNLVAPLNPGTPLYHSWWAVLAIVLAHMPLGLLPHLGNKLWALKDTGGQMRFVKLAFGFGMTLALLGIGGLLARALFGAELYADGANPNEALPRLFIELFPPWLAALVGIGVLSAVMSTADGLVVSSSQIIANDLYRRTIVPRLQTPLSEEVLDRRVLKISRASTVVVLLLTMGMAWALLDVNIALIVWIGNGGMMAAFAGPLVVGALWQGVTRSGAYAGLLSGFLTFLILHTRMLDPAWFDPGLLHSVVAWLYAEGPNPYSCAAMGELVSILVTFSVSKLTRPLPAAHLARLFDPA, from the coding sequence ATGAGCCTGATCGGCTGGTCGTGGCTGTTTCTGGTGCTCTATGTGGGCCTGATGGTGGCCATCGGACTCTATGCCCAGCGCCGTATCGCCCACGCGGATGATTTCGCGACCGCAAGAGGTTCCTACGGACCTGTTTTCCTGGCCTTTGCCTTTGCGGCCTCCACCGCGAGCGGTGCGACCTTCCTCGGCGGACCGGCCCTGTCTTACGAGTGGGGGCTGTCTGCGACCTGGAGTCACTTCCTCTATCCCATCGGTCTGTACTTCGGTGTTCTGATCAGCATGCGGCTGATCGCCACCGCCGGAAACCGCTTCGGCAACCGGTCGATCCCCGAGTATCTCGGCGATCGCTATGGCTCCGAGGGCATCCGGGTGCTGGTCTCGCTGATGTCGCTGGTGCTGCTCTTCTATCTGGCCGGGCAACTGGTGTCCGGTGTGGTCATGTTCGAGCAGATGCTGGGACTGTCACCGGGCTGGGCGCTGCTGATCACGACCCTGGTGCTGCTGTTTTATGTGGTGCTCGGGGGTGCCCACGCGGACATCCTCACCGATGGCGTGCAGGGTTTCATGATGCTGGTGCTGGCGGTGGTGGTCATCCTCATGGTCCTGTTCGGGCTCGGGATCGAAGGTGGTTTCGGTGCAGTGGTCGACAGACTGGCCGCCCAGGATGACAATCTCGTTGCCCCACTTAATCCGGGAACCCCGCTGTACCACTCCTGGTGGGCGGTGCTTGCCATCGTGCTCGCCCACATGCCGCTGGGACTGCTGCCGCACCTGGGCAACAAGCTCTGGGCACTGAAGGACACAGGCGGACAGATGCGTTTCGTGAAACTGGCCTTCGGTTTCGGTATGACACTGGCGCTGCTGGGTATCGGCGGTCTGCTTGCCCGGGCACTGTTCGGCGCGGAGCTCTACGCCGACGGTGCCAACCCGAACGAGGCGCTGCCACGGCTGTTCATCGAGCTGTTTCCCCCCTGGCTGGCCGCGCTGGTTGGCATCGGCGTCCTCTCCGCGGTGATGAGCACGGCGGACGGACTGGTGGTGTCATCCTCCCAGATCATTGCCAACGATCTTTACCGGCGCACCATAGTGCCGCGCCTGCAGACGCCGCTGAGCGAGGAGGTACTCGACCGGCGGGTGCTGAAGATCAGCCGGGCGTCGACGGTGGTGGTACTGCTCCTGACCATGGGCATGGCCTGGGCCCTGCTCGATGTGAACATCGCCCTGATTGTGTGGATCGGCAATGGCGGCATGATGGCGGCCTTTGCCGGACCGCTGGTGGTAGGCGCGCTGTGGCAGGGGGTGACCCGCAGCGGTGCCTACGCCGGACTGCTCAGCGGATTCCTGACCTTCCTGATACTGCATACCCGGATGCTCGACCCGGCATGGTTCGACCCCGGTCTCCTGCATTCCGTAGTGGCCTGGCTGTACGCCGAGGGTCCGAATCCCTACAGCTGTGCCGCCATGGGCGAACTGGTTTCGATTCTGGTGACCTTCAGCGTCTCGAAGCTCACCCGGCCGCTGCCGGCCGCCCATCTGGCCCGGCTGTTCGATCCCGCCTGA
- a CDS encoding SulP family inorganic anion transporter, with amino-acid sequence MKTAESQHIDAPSFAELYTPKLVTVLREGYGLPQLRADAIAGLTVAIVALPLSMAIAIASGATPAQGLYTAIVGGFLVSLLGGSRFQVGGPAGAFIVLVSATVVQYGMDGLILATFLSGLMLSTAGLLRLGTFIKFIPFPVTVGFTAGIAVIIFASQIKEIFGLSLSQEPGELLEKIPTLWAARATVTPEALAVSLTSVAIILWLRKIRPHWPGMLIAVGTAAAATSLLHLPVQTIGTTFGGIPSLLPAPSLPELSLDRIVTVLPAAMSFTLLGAIESLLSAVVADGMSGRRHRSNCELVAQGAANIGSSIFGGFCVTGTIARTATNVRSGAHGPVAGMLHSVFLLLFMFVAAPLAAYIPLAALAGVLTVVAWNMIEKPAIAILVRSGWGEVTVLSATFFLTIFRDLAEAIVVGVALGSVLFIQRMSRTTVVETDAPFVGRDEADRTMPRGEYNEELAANPDLVVYRITGSLFFGATASIGSVLDQIQDSHKVLVVDFSAVPFLDSTGANMIEGLAHKAHKRGVTLWLSGASRDIRRVLLTHGLKKPRVHYASSVDTAVLAVRNGFGKTNQDKDI; translated from the coding sequence ATGAAGACCGCTGAATCTCAACACATCGACGCGCCAAGCTTCGCTGAACTCTATACCCCGAAATTAGTCACGGTACTTCGAGAGGGCTACGGACTGCCCCAGCTTCGGGCAGATGCTATCGCCGGACTGACCGTCGCCATCGTCGCGCTGCCGCTGTCCATGGCGATCGCAATTGCCTCGGGTGCGACACCCGCCCAGGGACTCTATACGGCGATCGTCGGCGGGTTTCTGGTTTCGCTTCTTGGTGGGTCCCGCTTTCAGGTCGGTGGACCGGCTGGCGCATTCATCGTTCTGGTATCGGCGACCGTGGTCCAGTATGGGATGGATGGTTTGATCCTCGCGACATTTCTGTCGGGCCTGATGCTCAGCACGGCAGGTTTACTTCGCCTCGGTACTTTCATCAAGTTCATCCCGTTCCCCGTGACCGTTGGCTTTACGGCCGGTATCGCAGTAATCATCTTCGCGAGCCAGATCAAGGAGATATTTGGCTTATCGCTCAGCCAGGAACCGGGCGAATTGCTCGAGAAGATCCCGACCCTCTGGGCGGCCCGTGCGACGGTGACCCCGGAAGCCCTCGCAGTGTCCCTGACAAGTGTGGCGATCATCCTGTGGCTGCGTAAAATTCGCCCGCACTGGCCGGGCATGCTGATCGCCGTCGGTACTGCCGCTGCCGCGACAAGCCTGCTGCATCTGCCGGTGCAGACCATTGGCACGACTTTCGGCGGAATCCCATCATTGCTGCCGGCCCCGAGCCTCCCTGAGCTATCCTTGGACAGGATTGTGACCGTCCTGCCAGCCGCGATGTCGTTCACTCTGTTGGGTGCAATTGAGTCGCTGTTGTCCGCCGTTGTGGCCGATGGCATGAGCGGCCGACGGCATCGCTCGAACTGCGAACTGGTGGCACAGGGTGCAGCCAATATCGGTAGTTCGATCTTCGGCGGTTTCTGTGTGACAGGCACGATCGCACGCACGGCGACCAATGTGCGATCCGGCGCACATGGGCCTGTCGCAGGGATGTTGCACTCGGTTTTTCTATTGCTGTTCATGTTCGTCGCCGCACCGCTTGCAGCCTACATCCCTCTGGCAGCGCTGGCTGGTGTTCTGACCGTCGTTGCCTGGAACATGATCGAAAAACCAGCAATTGCAATCCTCGTGCGGTCAGGCTGGGGTGAAGTAACGGTCCTGAGCGCAACCTTCTTCCTGACCATATTTCGTGACCTGGCAGAAGCCATCGTCGTGGGGGTCGCCCTTGGCTCAGTCCTGTTTATTCAGCGCATGAGCCGCACCACGGTGGTCGAAACCGATGCCCCTTTCGTCGGGCGTGATGAAGCGGACAGGACAATGCCGCGCGGCGAGTACAACGAAGAGCTGGCCGCGAATCCTGACCTGGTTGTTTACCGCATAACCGGCTCGCTGTTCTTTGGTGCGACCGCATCGATCGGCTCGGTTCTCGATCAGATCCAGGATAGCCATAAAGTCCTGGTTGTAGACTTCTCGGCGGTTCCTTTCCTCGATTCTACCGGGGCAAACATGATCGAAGGTCTTGCTCATAAGGCGCATAAGCGAGGAGTGACATTGTGGTTAAGTGGAGCAAGCCGGGACATCCGCCGTGTATTGCTCACTCATGGCTTGAAAAAACCACGAGTGCACTATGCCTCGAGCGTCGACACTGCTGTTCTTGCGGTGCGCAACGGATTCGGGAAAACAAACCAGGATAAAGATATCTGA
- a CDS encoding dienelactone hydrolase family protein, producing the protein METIIPSGTPSGAVLIIHSWWGLTDSFRTYGSYLADAGYLVGLTDLFDGQTARTEARARQLRASSRRTPMYRTLGADIASLRSIADFDNIRTGIVGFSMGGHWAVWLSQRPEYDVTATVLYYAARAGDFSHCRSSVLAHFAEQDPWVSTSARKNMERAISKSECSYRACDYPGTEHWFAETERSAEFNGAAARLALKRDLHHFDQNLKSQGIQNC; encoded by the coding sequence ATGGAAACTATCATTCCCAGCGGCACACCATCCGGAGCAGTTCTTATCATCCATTCCTGGTGGGGTTTGACCGACTCTTTCCGAACTTACGGTTCTTATCTTGCGGATGCGGGCTACCTCGTTGGGCTGACCGACCTTTTTGACGGCCAGACCGCCAGAACCGAAGCCAGAGCCCGGCAGCTTCGAGCGTCATCTCGCCGCACCCCGATGTACAGAACGCTGGGCGCGGATATTGCCTCACTTCGCTCCATTGCAGATTTTGACAACATCAGGACCGGCATAGTCGGGTTTTCCATGGGCGGCCACTGGGCGGTCTGGTTATCCCAGAGACCGGAGTACGATGTGACGGCAACCGTCCTCTACTACGCTGCACGCGCAGGCGATTTCTCGCATTGCCGGTCCAGTGTTCTCGCACATTTTGCTGAGCAGGATCCCTGGGTCAGTACCAGTGCGCGAAAGAACATGGAAAGAGCAATCAGCAAATCCGAATGCAGCTATCGCGCCTGTGACTATCCGGGAACAGAGCATTGGTTTGCAGAGACGGAACGATCGGCGGAATTCAACGGGGCGGCGGCAAGGCTGGCCCTTAAACGCGATCTGCACCACTTCGATCAGAATCTGAAATCTCAAGGAATACAAAACTGTTGA